The Pseudoalteromonas tunicata genome segment GCCATACCCATAAAGGTGTCAGGTTTTGCCCCCATGGCACAGCCTAAACGGCACATTTCTGCAAGTCCGCGGGTGATTAAAGCGGTACGTGCATTAGCACCAAAGCCAAATCCATCAGAAATACCAGCGCCAATGGCAATCACGTTTTTGACCGCTCCGCCCAGTTGTACGCCAATAAAATCATCATTACTATAAACACGAAATGAACGCCCGCAATGAAGATAATCAGACAGTTGTTTAACAAATAACGGATCAGTTGAAGAAACAGAAATTGCTGTAGGTAAGCCCATCGCCATTTCTTTAGCAAAGGTTGGCCCTGAAACAACAGCTAGGGAAATTTCATCCCCCAGAATCTCTCTGGCAACATCTTGTAATAATCGACCAGTATTAGGCTCAAGTCCTTTTGTCGCCCAGGCAACTTTACTACCTGGCTGTAAAAAAGGTTTAATACTAATCAGTGCTTGTGCAAAAGCATGGCTTGGCACTACCACCAAAATAGTATTAGATTGGCTAACCACTGTTTGTA includes the following:
- the gpsA gene encoding NAD(P)H-dependent glycerol-3-phosphate dehydrogenase; its protein translation is MTTAKYAVSVLGAGSYGTALAICLARNNHAIGLWGRDASHIETLAKDRANERYLPGAAFPESLSLESDLQTVVSQSNTILVVVPSHAFAQALISIKPFLQPGSKVAWATKGLEPNTGRLLQDVAREILGDEISLAVVSGPTFAKEMAMGLPTAISVSSTDPLFVKQLSDYLHCGRSFRVYSNDDFIGVQLGGAVKNVIAIGAGISDGFGFGANARTALITRGLAEMCRLGCAMGAKPDTFMGMAGLGDLILTCTDNQSRNRRFGLALGQGSDVEKAQTEIGQVVEGYRNTKEVYLLAKRVGVEMPITEQIYQVLYEGKNVKEAAMSLLGREKKAES